From the Stigmatella aurantiaca genome, the window ACCGAGGCCCCCAGCAGCGTCTCCAGCCGGAACCACGCCAGGCGGGGGGTGACCTCCAGCGCCTCGTCGTAGAGCGGGCCGGGCAGATGTCCGAGGAAGTGGTTGAAGGCATACACCTGGGGGCCGAAGACGATGGGCCAGGCGGTGAGGAGGCCCGAGGCGAGCACCAGGCCGGCATAGGCGAGCACCGCGCGCCCGGGCCGTTGGACTCCGAAGCCGCAGAGGACGCCGGCCGCGGCGGCCAGGGCGGCGGAGGGAAGGGTGAGCAGGGGGTAGAAGCCCACGAGCTCGAACGGATCACACGGGGTGGTGAGCCACGCGAAGAGGGTGGCGCTGAGGAAGGGGGGCAGGAGCACCGCGGTGTTCAGCAGCAGGGCGGTGCCCAGGGCGTGGGCCACGGCCACCCCGGGGCGTTCCGGCCGGGGAAGATCCTTCCAGCGGGGCTCCTCTCCCCGGAGGATGCGGCGCTCCTGGGCGGCGGCGGCGATGCCCACGCCTCCCCCCAGGGTGCCCACGGCGATGGCCAGGGCGAGCCCCAGTTCGAAACCGGGCACCCCAAACAGCGGGAGGAAGACCAGCGCGGAGCCTCCGAGTGCCAGGGCACCCACCACACAGAACACCGCACGGCGGCGCAGCAGGGCGAGAACTCGGGATGATGGGACTTGCTGCATGGGCTCCCCTATACTCCCTGCCAGCATGCCCGAACAGAAGACCGGTCCCGAGCACCGCCAGCACACGCGGGCGCCCATCGAACTGAAAGTCGATTACAAGAAGCTCAACTCCTTCTTCGCCGACTACACGAAGAACATCTCCAAGGGTGGCACCTTCATCAAGACGAAGAAGCCGCTGCCCATCGGCACGCGCTTCCTCTTCAAGCTGACGGTGCCCCAGCGCGAGGCGCCCTTCGAGCTGCTGGGCGAGGTGGTCTGGTCCAAGGGGGATGGGGACGAGCCCGGCATGGGCATCCGCTTCATCTACAGCAACGACTCCCAGCGCACGGAGTTCGAGGCCGTCGTCGAGAAGCTCATGGCGGACAGCCTGGGCACGGACCTGACCGAGAAGCTCCTCAAGAAGCCCCTGCACTCATGAAGCTCCATTCCGTCAAGACGGGGGCCCTGTCGGCCCTGCTGCTGCTCGTGGCCTGCCAGGCGCCCGAAGCCCAGGGCAAGCCTCCCGCGAGCCGCCCGCCTGTCACCGATGTGTCCGCGGAGGACTATGTGCTGCCCCCGCTGCCGCGTGCCTGGGTCCGCCTCAAGGATGCTTTTGGAGGGGTTCACCGGGTGGAGGTGGAAGTGGCCGCCACGCCGGAGTCCCGCACGCGCGGGATGATGTGGCGCAAGGAGCTGGCCGCCGGCAAGGGCATGCTCTTTCTCTTCCCCGAGGAGGAGGTGCAGAGCTTCTGGATGCGCAACACGCTCATCCCCCTGGACATGCTCTTCATCAACTCGAAGATGCATCTGGTGGGCATCAGCGAACGGGCCGTGCCGCGCACGCTCACGCCGCGCTCGGTGGGGGTGCCCAGCCAGTTCGTGCTGGAGGTCCCCGGCGGCTGGTGCCAGTCGGTGGGGGTGGTGAAGGGCGCGACCGTGGAGTTCGAGGGTGTCTCCTCCATCCCCATCG encodes:
- a CDS encoding DUF192 domain-containing protein, giving the protein MKLHSVKTGALSALLLLVACQAPEAQGKPPASRPPVTDVSAEDYVLPPLPRAWVRLKDAFGGVHRVEVEVAATPESRTRGMMWRKELAAGKGMLFLFPEEEVQSFWMRNTLIPLDMLFINSKMHLVGISERAVPRTLTPRSVGVPSQFVLEVPGGWCQSVGVVKGATVEFEGVSSIPIVP
- a CDS encoding TIGR02266 family protein, whose protein sequence is MPEQKTGPEHRQHTRAPIELKVDYKKLNSFFADYTKNISKGGTFIKTKKPLPIGTRFLFKLTVPQREAPFELLGEVVWSKGDGDEPGMGIRFIYSNDSQRTEFEAVVEKLMADSLGTDLTEKLLKKPLHS